In the genome of Candidatus Eremiobacteraceae bacterium, the window CGACCGCTGAGGAGGCCGCGGCACAGCGCGCTATACGTGAGCGCGGTGATGCCGTGCGCCTGCGCGTACGGGAGCAGCTCTTTCTGCGCTCCGCGTTCGAAGAGGTTGAGCGGCGGCTGCATCGTGTGCAGCGGTGCGGTCTTGCGAAAACTGTCCATCTGTTCGATCGAGAAGTTGCTCACCCCGATCGCACGGATCTTGCCGGCTTTGTAGAGTTTTTCCATGGTGCCGGCCGTCTGTTCCATCGGCGTCTTCGAATCCGGCCAATGGATCTGATAGATGTCGACGTGATCCGTCTGGAGTCGACGCAGTGAATCCTCAAGCTCTTGTTGGATCCGCTGCGGCGTCGAATTGCGGACGACCGCGTGGGTCTGGTCCCATTGCAATCCGAATTTGGTGGCGATGACGGCTTTGTCGCGGCGGCCGACAAGCGCGCGGCCGATGACTTCTTCGGAGTGGCCTTCGCCGTAGCCGGGCGCGCTGTCGATCAGCGTGACGCCGAGCTCGAGC includes:
- a CDS encoding aldo/keto reductase, giving the protein MEYIGIADTGIRASRIGLGTWAIGGALWGGPDDDASIATIHRALELGVTLIDSAPGYGEGHSEEVIGRALVGRRDKAVIATKFGLQWDQTHAVVRNSTPQRIQQELEDSLRRLQTDHVDIYQIHWPDSKTPMEQTAGTMEKLYKAGKIRAIGVSNFSIEQMDSFRKTAPLHTMQPPLNLFERGAQKELLPYAQAHGITALTYSALCRGLLSGRMTEQTTFKGDDLRGSFDPKFKPPRFAEYLRAVKRLDDLARERYGKHVLELAVRWVLDQPGVGVALWGSRRPQELDPLPSILDFHLDEKALRDIDRILAEEIKDPIGPDFMGPPERP